One Halichondria panicea chromosome 6, odHalPani1.1, whole genome shotgun sequence genomic window carries:
- the LOC135337200 gene encoding uncharacterized protein LOC135337200 has protein sequence MAITKRNLALVSTVCLGLLAILLVLSSHSQETSVHENYRTEYSYSDNDVKSELLAVGHNVRKCFNSSGLGSSDSNLLQLGIDNAQLFMKEYRKVIPRKSLEHHASHCWQTDYSASTTALSWYTGRVTGRIAGQKFDRPTDSTFYGKSEYRELSSRFNGKFSSNTVCLPKAYLLGFEKCGSTYLWCFISKVINAFSENSGKSSDKYHADKEPYFWTPFLYTKSLPHSDTIGNPYLLNFLQASDPKITTEERKQILLIDGTPSTVIEWPKFRKSDPDLANYCLLPSALPQLFPNSKYVVIMRDPVDMLYSNFWWTYYVDALISYSLIKDVLNAVEGPKIFHDHSVSKINFFLQCLREESQEPCPFVNATPENYSSCISSRTHLLSKCVNEITTNRKRKESAIHRGIYYVHVRKWLSVLPRDRILFVSLETLKKEPAKIASQVLDLFEINGERNKLPLTDKVVKNITSDCSTNSKGLIDYKHSPDIKNMLKETEVLLKKFFVPFNKLLAELLESDQFLWNS, from the coding sequence ATGGCTATTACTAAGAGAAATTTAGCTCTAGTAAGTACAGTTTGTCTAGGCTTACTGGCCATACTGCTTGTCCTTAGTAGCCATTCACAAGAAACTTCTGTGCATGAAAATTATAGAACTGAGTATAGTTACAGTGACAACGATGTGAAGTCAGAGCTGTTGGCTGTTGGACATAATGTAAGAAAGTGCTTCAATTCATCAGGACTTGGCAGCTCAGATTCTAACCTGCTCCAGTTGGGTATTGACAATGCTCAGTTGTTCATGAAAGAGTACAGGAAAGTCATACCAAGGAAGTCTCTGGAGCACCACGCCAGCCATTGCTGGCAGACTGACTACAGTGCATCAACTACTGCACTCAGTTGGTACACTGGGAGAGTCACTGGACGTATAGCTGGACAAAAGTTTGATCGGCCCACAGATTCTACATTTTATGGAAAAAGTGAATACCGTGAACTGAGCAGCCGTTTTAATGGTAAATTTTCTTCAAACACTGTCTGTTTACCGAAAGCCTATTTGCTTGGTTTTGAAAAATGTGGTTCTACGTATCTATGGTGCTTTATATCTAAAGTCATAAACGCCTTCAGTGAAAACTCTGGGAAAAGCTCTGATAAATACCATGCCGACAAAGAGCCTTATTTCTGGACACCATTCCTATACACAAAGTCACTACCACACTCTGACACTATTGGGAATCCATACTTGCTCAACTTCTTGCAAGCTTCAGATCCGAAAATCACCACTGAAGAAAGAAAACAAATCCTGCTCATTGATGGAACTCCAAGCACTGTCATAGAATGGCCTAAATTTCGAAAGTCTGATCCGGATCTTGCCAACTATTGCCTACTACCGAGCGCCCTTCCTCAACTATTCCCAAACTCTAAATATGTCGTGATTATGAGAGATCCTGTCGACATGCTTTACTCTAATTTCTGGTGGACTTACTACGTCGATGCATTGATATCATATAGTTTAATAAAGGATGTCCTCAATGCTGTCGAAGGTCCCAAGATTTTCCACGATCACTCTGTTTCAAAAATCAATTTCTTTTTGCAGTGTCTTCGAGAAGAATCGCAAGAACCGTGTCCGTTTGTCAACGCTACACCTGAAAATTATAGTAGTTGTATTTCCTCTCGTACCCACCTACTAAGCAAGTGTGTCAATGAAATTACTACCAATagaaaaagaaaagaatcGGCCATTCATCGAGGCATCTATTACGTTCATGTACGCAAATGGCTCAGTGTTTTGCCCCGTGATAGAATCTTGTTCGTAAGTTTAGAAACATTGAAGAAGGAGCCAGCGAAAATAGCATCGCAAGTTTTAGACTTGTTTGAAATTAATGGTGAGCGTAACAAGCTACCATTAACTGACAAAGTTGTCAAGAATATAACCTCTGACTGTTCGACAAATTCGAAGGGTTTAATAGATTACAAACACTCGCCAGATATCAAGAATATGCTTAAAGAAACAGAAGTTTTGCTAAAGAAATTTTTTGTGCCGTTCAATAAACTTTTGGCTGAGCTACTCGAAAGTGATCAATTCTTGTGGAACTCTTAA